From the genome of Candidatus Thermoplasmatota archaeon:
CTCGTGTTCTTCGCCGCGTCCGAGGCGGCCGAGCAGCTGCTGAGCGAGCAGTACGGCGCGCTCATCGGGATCGCGGCCGCCGGCGCGCTGACCCTTTTGTTCAAGCCCGTGGAGAGGTTCGCCGAGCGCGTGGCCGACCGCGCCATGCCCGGCGTGGCGCCCACGCCCGAGTACTTCGCCCAGCGCAAGGTGGGCATCTACCGGACGGCGCTCGAGGGCGTCCTGCAGGACGGGGTCGTCACCCCCAAGGAGGAAGCCATGCTGCGCAGGTTGGCGGAAGACCTGGGCGTCGACTCGATCCAGGCCGGCGCGGTGCGCGCCGAGGTGGAGCGTGCGATGGGCGGCGCAGGCGCCCCGTCCGTCGCCGCCCACGCGTGAGCGCAAAGGCTTTCGTCGTCGAGGGCCGTTGGGCCGCCATGACCCTCCGGATCCTCGTTCCCCTGGACGGCTCGGACCGCTCGTTCCGCGCTCTGGAGACGGGGCTCTTGCGCCTGGCCGGCGCGCCCGGGCTCTCCGTCACGCTCTTCACGGTCGTGCACAAGGGATTCGAAGGCGCCGGCGAGGACGCGATCGCCCGCTTCGACGAGGACGAGCAGGACGAGATCTTCCCGACGGAGGAGAGCGCCCGCCGCATGCTGGAGCGGGCGCGTCAAGCGTGCGCCAAGCTTGGCGTGCCGGCCGTCGAGCGCGTCGTCGTCGGGTCGTACTACGACGAGATCCTGCGCGAGTCCGCGCAGCACGACCTCCTGCTCATGCATAGGCTCGATCCGGGCGAGGTGCGCGAGAAGCTCCGCGGGTCCCGGACGGAGCGTTTGGCGCGCAACGCGAGGACGAGCGTCCTTCTCGTCGACGCGTAGCGTGACCGGGCGGACGGCACGACCGTCGGCACCGTCCCACAAACGCAAACGATTGTCCGGCCGATCAACGATCATGACGACCCGGAAGGCGAGCCGGAAAACGGTCGACCGTCACGCGGCGCTATCGACGGGGCGGCGGGCGCTGCTTCGGGACGAGCACGTCGCGCGCATCTACCGCCCGGAGCCTCACCGCCCCCGCGAGGAGTAGCGCCAGGACGACGGCAAGGACGCCGGGCCCGGCCGTCCGGTTGGGCGGCTGCGTGCCGCCGAGGTGATTGCCCCCATTGCCGTCGTCGCCAGGCGGCTCCTCGTCGGGATCCGGATCGGGGCGTGGCGGAAGCTCGAGCCGCACGATCGAGGTCCAGTTGGAGTACCAGATCGTGTCCTCGTCGAGCCCGGCTTCGAGATCGTTGATGCGCCCGCCCACGCGCCAGACGACCTCGTCCGTCCACGCGCCCGCGGGGCCTTCGGTCATGCGGTGGATCGCGCCCTCGTTCCAGGACGCCCAGTGCAAGGCGCCGCGCAGCCAACCGGCGCCCGTGGGCGCGGCGGTGCCCGTCGGATAGAACTCGCCGATGGGCCCGACGAAACGCGGGTCGTCGCAGGGCTCGGAGAGGGGCTCGTACCGCCGCACGTCGAAGCGCACGGTCCCCTCGCAGTGGGGCCAGCCGTAGTTCCCGCCCGCGACGACGAGGTTCACCTCGTCGCGCTCGGCGTTGCTGTTCTCGGTGACGAAGATCCGCCCGTCGGGGTCGATCGCAAGTCCGTAGAGGTTGCGGTGGCCCATCGAGAAGACGTGACCCTCGAGGTTGTCCTCGTGCGGGCGGCCGTCGGGCCAAAGGCGCAGGACCTTCCCCAGAAACGATTCGGGGTTCTGCGCCTCGTTGGGCTTGTTGTTCTCGCCCGTCGTCACGACGAGCGAGCCGTCGGGCGCAAACGCGATGCGCCCGCCGTTGTGCAGCTTGTCGGCCGAGAGCGTGAGGAGGACCGTCTCCTGCGATCCGGCGATCCGGGAGAGCCGGTTCGTTCCCCCATCCGGGTTCTGCGGGTCGGCCACCGTGTAGTACACGTAGAAGACGC
Proteins encoded in this window:
- a CDS encoding universal stress protein — translated: MTLRILVPLDGSDRSFRALETGLLRLAGAPGLSVTLFTVVHKGFEGAGEDAIARFDEDEQDEIFPTEESARRMLERARQACAKLGVPAVERVVVGSYYDEILRESAQHDLLLMHRLDPGEVREKLRGSRTERLARNARTSVLLVDA
- a CDS encoding PQQ-dependent sugar dehydrogenase; the protein is MRAWGILLAIATLAAAASLPAASARPLVPEWEGTRSVTVLTNLFGPIDFALAPDGSVWWNEYYSGNVTRWDPRTDERTVVFHAPPIPNGVERGMLGLALDPDVLANGVFYVYYTVADPQNPDGGTNRLSRIAGSQETVLLTLSADKLHNGGRIAFAPDGSLVVTTGENNKPNEAQNPESFLGKVLRLWPDGRPHEDNLEGHVFSMGHRNLYGLAIDPDGRIFVTENSNAERDEVNLVVAGGNYGWPHCEGTVRFDVRRYEPLSEPCDDPRFVGPIGEFYPTGTAAPTGAGWLRGALHWASWNEGAIHRMTEGPAGAWTDEVVWRVGGRINDLEAGLDEDTIWYSNWTSIVRLELPPRPDPDPDEEPPGDDGNGGNHLGGTQPPNRTAGPGVLAVVLALLLAGAVRLRAVDARDVLVPKQRPPPRR